A window from Temnothorax longispinosus isolate EJ_2023e chromosome 1, Tlon_JGU_v1, whole genome shotgun sequence encodes these proteins:
- the Naa20a gene encoding N-alpha-acetyltransferase 20, translating to MTTLRPFTCNDLFKFNNVNLDPLTETYGLSFYMHYLSHWPEYIQVAESPSGEIMGYIMGKAEGHGENWHGHVTALTVSPDYRRLGLAAMLMKYLEDVSEKKQAYFVDLFVRVSNKVAITMYQQLGYIVYRTVLEYYNGDPDEDAYDMRKALSKDVKKKSMIPLTHPVRPEEVD from the exons ATGACGACACTTAGGCCTTTCACATGCAATGACTTGTTCAAATTCAACAACgt GAATTTGGATCCACTCACAGAAACA TACGGCCTTTCGTTTTACATGCACTACCTCTCACACTGGCCGGAATACATTCAAGTGGCAGAATCTCCAAGTGGCGAAATTATGGGTTACA TCATGGGAAAGGCTGAGGGTCACGGAGAAAATTGGCATGGTCACGTAACAGCCCTCACAGTTTCTCCCGATTACAGAAGGCTCGGTCTCGCTGCGATGCTGATGAAGTATCTTGAGGACGTGTCAGAAAA gAAACAGGCGTATTTTGTGGACCTCTTTGTTAGGGTGAGCAACAAAGTGGCTATTACAATGTACCAACAATTGGGGTACATTGTATACAGGACAGTGTTGGAATATTATAATGGGGATCCAGACGAAGACGCATATG ACATGAGAAAAGCCCTGTCGAAAGATGTGAAAAAGAAATCTATGATTCCACTAACACATCCTGTGAGACCGGAAGAGGTGGACTGA
- the LOC139817429 gene encoding uncharacterized protein CG43867 isoform X6 has product MMQPVHTENNNSALDMESLEEMLRKLSELEQRVLEAEGRADEAEDKVRMMEERLVKGEYCLSTSGVGSPPHSLPSTSGTQNDKIEEVHCACISKLETQVEEQRQLRLQDAKQVEAKAARIKEWVTNKLRELEQQNQHLREQNNKCNQQLELLRNHITNIGLKPPAPTRASLSLEVDPTLRIDRRRSESLEGTPQTAPECVQTVVAEPQTSTKHRRHLSACGTIQRGAATANMDSSLLSEELAAAVENLVMLPNISGVSEASRDSGSSEALHDYAEIYTPSREGMNWLQGGGQGPRPPTPPLHRFPSWEAKIYQVADGGLGIGPPTNEESAPSTMTTTTSSSKHSQATGHNLTAHNSQGYCDISVPVYATVKGRASQIRSMPFGDSSDDSSDGEEHPNQTETNTRITNSSSDNTDSSLGSGSSPSKSIKTTSSLSPAKRSSSGSPSKSVKRDTSLESGLSEDYAIPPDALSSTSLESSMPSLLMRVSGESPKRQESLEKTGHLAKLGGKLKTWRKRWFVLKNGVLTYWKSQNDVNRKPQGQIILDEVCRINRAEGAATFEIATGKKTYYLTADCIATMEDWIRVLQNVQRRNATKLLLSREDNKPTIQGWLTKVKNGHAKKCWCVLIGKMFLYFKCPSDMNPIGQINMRDARVEEVEHVSDSDSEERDAECPHERTIGIFPTHQGPTYLLMPHKQDKDNWLYHLTVVSGGGPSAGTQYEQLVQRLMETDGDPSCVLWRHPLLLHTKESITSPLTSLTSESLQTEAIKLFKACQLFMSVAVEQAGIDYHVVLAQNALQQCLDQPELQSEFICALVKQTSRHTQHRLGVQQLLLCATQSLFTCDTQSPAANGSGENADAQSTASTSHSPPLTQGHSTSTILDCKTNPAQYVLIQGWQLLALAVSLFLPKNNRLLWYLKLHLQRNADSKTECGKYAAYCERALERTLQNGGREVKPSRMEVLSILMKNPYHHSLPHAIPVHFLNGTYQVVSFDGSTTIEEFLNTLNQEIGCRDVHQSGFALFSDDPIEKDLEHFIDPEAKLCDIISKWETALREKGSGKFENTRVIQLTYKSRCYWRQAAKMETDKERLLLCYQVNQQVVQGKFPLNRELAFELASLMAQIDFGEYNNDKARGSGPGSNPHHLVLQALDKFYPIRYRANITADQLRELQEKLQEKWLALKGRSVLDCVRIYLTCTRKWPFFGATLYQAKLKQTEPVTVWIAVCEDSVTLLELQTMAVMCRYNYANIVTFGGCLDDFMLVACPDEGAAEQKLLFALSKPKILEITLLIADYMNALGHALPGTPQMNTLTRNGSHRSIKSTLRPATGSSCLPTQPDILKSTPDHQRP; this is encoded by the exons ATGATGCAACCCGTACACACCGAAAACAACAACTCCGCCTTGGACATGGAATCGCTCGAAGAGATGCTTCGTAAG CTCTCGGAGCTCGAGCAGCGGGTGTTGGAGGCGGAGGGCAGGGCGGACGAAGCTGAAGACAAG GTACGGATGATGGAGGAGCGGCTAGTGAAGGGTGAGTACTGCCTCAGCACATCCGGCGTTGGTTCTCCGCCGCACTCGCTGCCGTCGACCTCCGGTACGCAGAATGACAAGATCGAAGAGGTTCATTGTGCCTGCATTTCGAAATTAGAGACTCAAGTCGAGGAACAG AGGCAGTTACGGCTGCAAGACGCCAAGCAAGTGGAAGCGAAAGCAGCGAGGATAAAAGAATGGGTCACTAATAAATTGAGGGAATTGGAACAACAGAATCAACACCTGAGGGAGCAGAACAACAAGTGTAACCAGCAACTCGAGCTGTTGCGCAATCATATAACAAATATCGGACTCAAACCTCct GCACCGACGAGAGCGTCGTTGTCCCTGGAAGTGGATCCCACCTTGCGTATCGATCGTAGACGATCGGAGAGCTTGGAGGGTACCCCGCAGACGGCACCGGAGTGCGTGCAGACCGTCGTAGCGGAACCGCAAACGAGCACGAAGCACCGGAGACATTTGTCCGCTTGCGGTACCATCCAACGAGGAGCTGCGACCGCCAACATGGACTCGAG TCTACTGTCCGAGGAGCTGGCCGCGGCGGTGGAGAACCTGGTGATGTTGCCAAATATATCCGGTGTTTCGGAGGCCAGCCGAGACAGCGGAAGCTCGGAAGCGCTGCACGACTATGCCGAGATATACACACCCAGCCGAGAGGGCATGAACTGGCTGCAGGGAGGAGGACAAGGTCCTCGTCCACCCACCCCACCGTTGCACAGGTTTCCTAGCTGGGAGGCGAAAATATACCAG GTAGCGGACGGTGGCCTTGGCATCGGTCCACCGACAAACGAAGAGTCTGCACCTTCGACGATGACCACTACGACAAGTTCATCGAAGCATTCTCAAGCCACGGGTCACAACTTAACAGCGCACAACTCTCAAGGCTATTGCGATATCTCAGTTCCAGTATACGCTACTGTCAAAG gacgTGCCAGTCAAATCAGATCTATGCCTTTCGGCGATAGCTCTGATGATAGTTCGGACGGCGAGGAACATCCGAATCAAACTGAAACTAATACTAGAATTACCAATAGCTCGTCAGACAATACGGATTCCTCCCTCGGTAGCGGAAGCAGTCCCTCGAAAAGTATCAAAACAACCAGTAGTCTCAGTCCCGCGAAAAGAAGTTCTAGCGGATCTCCCAGTAAAAGCGTAAAACGTG ATACTTCTCTTGAGTCAGGATTATCCGAGGATTATGCAATACCTCCCGATGCACTAAGTTCGACATCTCTAGAATCTAGCATGCCTAGCCTCCTAATGCGCGTCTCTGGCGAAAGTCCAAAGAGACAGGAATCGCTGGAGAAGACGGGTCATCTGGCGAAATTAGGCGGCAAGTTAAAAACTTGGCGGAAGCGATGGTTCGTGTTGAAAAACGGTGTGTTAACGTATTGGAAGAGTCAAAATGACGTCAACCGGAAACCTCAAGGTCAAATAATCTTGGACGAAGTGTGCAG GATCAATAGAGCCGAAGGAGCCGCCACTTTCGAAATAGCCACAGGTAAGAAGACTTATTACTTGACCGCGGACTGCATCGCCACAATGGAAGACTGGATAAGGGTACTGCAGAACGTGCAGAGGCGAAACGCAACGAAACTTTTGCTCAGCAGGGAAGATAATAAACCAACGATACAGGGTTGGTTGACGAAGGTGAAAAACGGCCATGCGAAGAAATGCTGGTGCGTTCTCATCGGAAAGATGTTCCTTTACTTTAAGTGCCCAAGTGATATG AATCCTATCGGCCAAATCAACATGAGGGACGCTCGAGTGGAGGAGGTGGAACATGTTTCGGATAGCGACAGTGAGGAGAGAGACGCTGAGTGTCCACACGAGAGAACAATCGGCATCTTTCCGACGCATCAGGGCCCAACTTATCTACTAATGCCACATAAGCAGGATAAGGACAACTGGCTCTACCACTTGACAGTGGTGTCGGGCGGTGGACCGAGCGCGGGCACACAATACGAGCAACTGGTGCAGAGACTAATGGAAACCGACGGTGATCCTAGTTGCGTGCTGTGGCGGCATCCTCTGCTGCTACACACGAAAGAGAGTATCACGAGCCCGCTGACAAGCCTGACTTCGGAATCTCTGCAAACTGAAGCCATAAAACTCTTCAAG GCTTGTCAGCTGTTTATGTCGGTGGCAGTAGAACAAGCAGGTATCGACTACCACGTGGTTCTAGCGCAAAACGCATTACAACAATGCCTAGACCAGCCTGAACTTCAGTCTGAATTTATATGCGCACTGGTAAAACAGACAAGTCGCCACACGCAACACCGTTTGGGCGTACAG CAGCTCCTCCTCTGCGCCACGCAATCGCTCTTCACCTGCGATACGCAAAGTCCCGCGGCAAATGGCAGCGGTGAAAATGCGGACGCGCAATCAACGGCCTCGACTTCTCACAGTCCTCCGCTCACGCAGGGCCACTCGACCTCCACTATCTTGGACTGCAAAACTAATCCCGCGCAGTATGTGCTTATCCAGGGATGGCAGCTCCTGGCGCTCGCCGTTTCCCTCTTCCTGCCCAAGAACAATCGGTTACTATGGTACCTGAAACTGCACCTGCAGAGAAACGCCGACAGCAA AACGGAATGCGGCAAGTATGCGGCTTATTGCGAGAGAGCCTTGGAACGAACATTGCAGAACGGCGGTAGAGAAGTGAAGCCGTCGAGGATGGAAGTACTGTCGATACTAATGAAAAATCCGTACCATCATTCATTGCCGCACGCCATACCAGTTCACTTTCTGAACGGCACCTATCAGGTTGTAAGCTTCGACGGTAGTACCACGATAGAGGAATTTCTGAATACTCTGAATCAAGAGATTGGCTGTAGGGACGTTCATCAGTCCGGCTTCGCGCTATTCAGCGATGACCCGATCGAAAAGGATCTCGAGCATTTCATCGATCCAGAAGCGAAG CTATGCGACATTATCTCAAAGTGGGAGACAGCGTTACGAGAGAAGGGCTCGGGCAAATTCGAGAATACTAGAGTGATACAATTGACATACAAATCTCGTTGCTACTGGCGGCAAGCTGCTAAAATGGAAACGGACAAGGAGAGGCTCTTGCTGTGTTACCAAGTGAATCAACAAGTTGTGCAAGGAAAGTTTCCGTTAAATCGTGAGCTCGCTTTTGAACTGGCATCGTTGATGGCACAG atCGATTTTGGAGAATACAACAATGATAAAGCGCGCGGCAGCGGTCCTGGAAGCAATCCGCATCATCTCGTACTCCAAGCTCTGGATAAATTTTATCCAATACGCTATCGAGCCAACATTACCGCCGATCAGTTGAG GGAATTGCAGGAGAAGTTACAGGAAAAGTGGCTCGCTTTAAAAGGACGTAGCGTATTGGATTGCGTTCGTATATATCTCACATGTACCAGAAAGTGGCCTTTTTTCGGAGCTACCTTGTATCAAGCaaag CTGAAGCAAACCGAACCTGTAACGGTCTGGATAGCAGTGTGCGAGGACAGTGTAACGTTGCTTGAATTACAAACAATGGCTGTCATGTGCCggtataattatgcaaatatagTAACATTCGGCGGTTGTTTGGACGATTTCATGCTCGTCGCTTGCCCGGACGAGGGTGCGGCCGAGCAGAAATTGCTTTTCGCACTCTCTAAACCCAAA ATATTGGAGATAACGTTATTGATCGCCGACTATATGAACGCGCTGGGCCACGCTTTACCGGGCACTCCACAAATGAATACTCTAACACGCAATGGATCACACCGGTCCATCAAATCCACTCTGAGACCTGCGACTG gtTCAAGCTGTCTTCCAACTCAACCTGACATATTGAAATCGACGCCGGATCACCAAAGACCTTAA